Proteins encoded in a region of the Botrytis cinerea B05.10 chromosome 11, complete sequence genome:
- the Bcmfs1 gene encoding Bcmfs1 → MPDKQTEQPAQPAGATLETTNHFNEHGEHKATSPLPEVAPTIGGVGVVYEDSEKADAAATSFKQHPHEPLDPEKDFHENAPAGIGAPIEHDGEKGGVIEATEESNGEEDDENHYISGVPLALLTFGLCMATFTVALDNTIIATAIPKITSVFNSLDDVGWYGSSYLLTTTALQPSFGRIYTYFDVKWTYLFALVLFEIGSIICAAARNSVMLIVGRAVAGAGASALFSGGMTIVGFSVPLIKRPLYIAMLSSMFGISSVVGPLLGGALTDKASWRWCFWINLPFGAIAIGAVALFFKPPPRKISGMTVKQRILEIDLVGAAFLMGAIISLLLALQWGGSKYPWSNSKVWGCLLGFGLLIIVFIVQQFRRGERATIPPRIFSQRTVLSACLFSCFMSMGLYTHIYYLPFYFQAVKGTTAEASGIRTIPYLGSVIVSSIFAGAGITVLGFYKPFMIFAGAVFTVGAGLIYTLQVGSSVGKWVGYQLVCGIGAGMGVQIPFIAVQVVLNAKDMPSGNAIAIFFNSLGGAISISIAQNVFSNGLVKYVPQYAPEVNPAVIYAAGATHLRDVISPADLVGVLVAYCKALDQAFILAIAVGAIATICASFVEWRSVKGKKIDHGAGAA, encoded by the exons ATGCCGGACAAGCAGACGGAACAACCCGCTCAACCCGCTGGCGCAACACTGGAAACTACCAACCATTTCAATGAACATGGCGAGCATAAAGCAACATCACCTTTACCTGAGGTAGCACCTACTATTGGTGGTGTGGGCGTGGTATATGAAGACAGTGAAAAGGCAGACGCAGCTGCTACATCTTTTAAACAACATCCGCATGAACCTCTAGACCCAGAGAAAGACTTTCATGAAAATGCGCCTGCAGGAATCGGCGCACCCATAGAGCACGATGGGGAGAAAGGAGGAGTTATAGAAGCAACAGAAGAATCAaacggagaagaagatgacgagaaCCATTATATATCTGGTGTGCCACTGGCACTCTTGACTTTTGGTCTCTGCATGGCGACGTTTACTGTGGCGCTGGATAATACTA TCATCGCCACTGCTATTCCCAAAATAACCTCAGTTTTCAACTCCCTGGACGATGTTGGATGGTATGGATCCTCCTACTTACTTACAACAACCGCCCTTCAACCATCATTTGGACGTATATACACCTACTTTGATGTTAAATGGACTTATCTCTTCGCTCTTGTCCTCTTCGAAATTGGGTCTATTATCTGTGCTGCTGCAAGAAACTCAGTCATGCTTATTGTAGGGAGAGCGGTTGCCGGCGCCGGAGCTTCAGCACTATTTTCTGGCGGCATGACGATA GTTGGGTTCTCTGTGCCTTTGATTAAGAGACCATTGTATATTGCTATGTTATCATCGATGTTTGGCATTTCTAGTGTAGTTGGTCCCCTTCTTGGTGGTGCTTTGACTGACAAAGCTTCATGGCGATG GTGTTTTTGGATAAATCTTCCAT TTGGCGCAATTGCCATTGGCGCCGTTGCATTGTTCTTCAAACCTCCCCCAAGAAAAATATCCGGCATGACCGTTAAGCAAAGAATTCTGGAAATCGATCTTGTTGGTGCTGCTTTCCTCATGGGGGCAATCATCAGTTTATTGTTGGCTTTACAATGGGGTGGGTCAAAATACCCTTGGAGCAATTCGAAAGTCTGGGGCTGTTTGCTCGGGTTTGGTCTTTTGATCATTGTTTTCATTGTCCAGCAATTTCGTCGCGGTGAACGAGCTACCATTCCTCCCAGAATATTCAGCCAGCGAACTGTTCTTAGTGCCTGCCTATTCTCATGTTTCATGTCAATGGGCCTTTACACACATATCTATTACCTTCCCTTCTACTTCCAAGCTGTCAAGGGTACCACTGCAGAAGCTTCCGGTATTCGTACGATTCCATACCTTGGTTCCGTTATCGTCTCGTCTATTTTCGCCGGCGCTGGTATCACTGTCCTTGGCTTCTATAAACCTTTCATGATTTTTGCCGGTGCAGTCTTCACAGTCGGCGCCGGACTCATATACACGCTTCAAGTAGGCTCTAGTGTTGGAAAATGGGTAGGCTACCAATTGGTCTGCGGAATCGGTGCAGGTATGGGAGTACAAATACCATTCATCGCCGTTCAAGTCGTTCTCAACGCAAAAGATATGCCTAGTGGAAATGCCATCgccattttcttcaattccctcGGCGGAGCCATCTCTATTTCTATTGCGCAGAATGTTTTCAGTAATGGACTCGTCAAATATGTACCTCAATACGCTCCTGAAGTTAATCCCGCCGTCATCTACGCTGCTGGCGCAACACATCTTCGCGACGTCATTAGTCCTGCTGACTTGGTGGGCGTGTTAGTGGCATATTGTAAAGCTCTTGATCAAGCATTTATTTTGGCAATTGCGGTCGGTGCTATTGCGACGATCTGTGCATCTTTTGTTGAATGGAGGAGTGTAAAAGGCAAGAAAATTGACCATGGAGCTGGTGCAGCTTAA
- the Bcemp24 gene encoding Bcemp24, which translates to MRFSTPAALLTIGSLFGAAVAHNIQLAAHGRECFHEQLHKDDKMTVTFQVGDREFGSAGNLDIDFWIQNPANGYEAHERAVSNGDHSFTANHDGKYLYCFSNEHWSASSKDVSFNVHGIVYVPEAEAPSDPLEAEVRQLSDLLAQVKDEQSYIVLRERTHRNTAESTNGRVKWWSIFQMAVLVGEGIFQVWWLKRFFEVKRVV; encoded by the exons ATGCGATTCTCCACTCCCGCAGCCCTTTTGACAATTGGCAGTCTCTTTGGAGCTGCTGTTGCCCACAACATCCAACTCGCAGCCCATGGCCGAGAGTGCTTTCACGAACAACTCCACAAAGATGACAAAATGACGGTTACGTTCCAGGTTGGAGATAGGGAGTTTGGCAGTGCTGGCAATTTGGATATCGACTTTTGG ATCCAAAACCCCGCCAACGGATATGAGGCACACGAAAGAGCTGTATCTAATGGAGATCACTCCTTTACTGCCAACCATGACGGCAAATACCTATACTGCTTCAGCAACGAGCATTGGTCGGCATCTAGCAAGGATGTATCTTTCAATGTCCACGGCATTGTCTATGTGCCCGAGGCAGAAGCTCCATCGGACCCCCTAGAGGCAGAAG TTCGACAATTGTCTGACCTCCTTGCTCAAGTGAAGGACGAACAGTCATACATTGTTTTGCGCGAGAGAACCCATCGTAACACAGCAGAGAGCACGAACGGCAGGGTCAAGTGGTGGAGTATCTTCCAGATGGCTGTCTTGGTTGGCGAAGGTATCTTCCAAGTTTGGTGGTTGAAACGATTCTTCGAG GTCAAACGCGTTGTTTAA
- the Bcemp24 gene encoding Bcemp24, translating into MRFSTPAALLTIGSLFGAAVAHNIQLAAHGRECFHEQLHKDDKMTVTFQVGDREFGSAGNLDIDFWIQNPANGYEAHERAVSNGDHSFTANHDGKYLYCFSNEHWSASSKDVSFNVHGIVYVPEAEAPSDPLEAEVRQLSDLLAQVKDEQSYIVLRERTHRNTAESTNGRVKWWSIFQMAVLVGEGIFQVWWLKRFFEVKSHSTERYGVLSR; encoded by the exons ATGCGATTCTCCACTCCCGCAGCCCTTTTGACAATTGGCAGTCTCTTTGGAGCTGCTGTTGCCCACAACATCCAACTCGCAGCCCATGGCCGAGAGTGCTTTCACGAACAACTCCACAAAGATGACAAAATGACGGTTACGTTCCAGGTTGGAGATAGGGAGTTTGGCAGTGCTGGCAATTTGGATATCGACTTTTGG ATCCAAAACCCCGCCAACGGATATGAGGCACACGAAAGAGCTGTATCTAATGGAGATCACTCCTTTACTGCCAACCATGACGGCAAATACCTATACTGCTTCAGCAACGAGCATTGGTCGGCATCTAGCAAGGATGTATCTTTCAATGTCCACGGCATTGTCTATGTGCCCGAGGCAGAAGCTCCATCGGACCCCCTAGAGGCAGAAG TTCGACAATTGTCTGACCTCCTTGCTCAAGTGAAGGACGAACAGTCATACATTGTTTTGCGCGAGAGAACCCATCGTAACACAGCAGAGAGCACGAACGGCAGGGTCAAGTGGTGGAGTATCTTCCAGATGGCTGTCTTGGTTGGCGAAGGTATCTTCCAAGTTTGGTGGTTGAAACGATTCTTCGAGGTAAAGAGCCACAGTACCGAACGCTACGGTGTTTTGAGCCGGTAG
- the Bctrp4 gene encoding Bctrp4: protein MAAPTEHNAYAPSPRDISITPLLKRLWPSPGDNNVTASEVASAISHIFTDSLSPVQTGALLTCLHFTGWDRKADVLAKCAEAMREAASPVDKEALDKVVAAVGKPEGGYKGGLCDIVGTGGDSHHTFNISTTSSILASSLLLLSKHGNRASTSKSGSADLLSCTLPSAPNLSAVTPETINKVYEKSNYAFLFAPVFHPGMKYVAPIRRELGWRTIFNLMGPLANPVECSIEARLLGVARRDIGPVFADALKMSGAKKAMVVCGEEDLDEISCAGRTFCWRLTESSDDDVKIESFTICAADFGLPSHDLKDVSPGKEPHENAAILMNLLQNKLPENDPILEFVLMNTAALFVVSGICDADTSDMGHGDDGKVITERGPGGGRWKEGVRRARWAIKSGEAYRQWSQFVEVTKTF, encoded by the exons ATGGCTGCTCCAACGGAGCACAATGCATACGCACCCTCTCCTCGGGATATTTCGATCACGCCCCTACTCAAACGACTGTGGCCTTCACCTGGAGATAATAATGTCACAGCATCAGAAGTTGCTTCAGCAATCTCACACATTTTCACGGATTCATTATCTCCGGTTCAAACGGGTGCTTTACTCACATGTTTGCATTTCACGGGATGGGATCGAAAAGCAGATGTTCTTGCAAAATGCGCCGAAGCTATGAGAGAAGCTGCTTCACCGGTTGACAAAGAAGCTCTAGACAAAGTTGTCGCGGCTGTTGGCAAACCAGAAGGTGGCTACAAGGGAGGCTTG TGCGATATCGTTGGAACTGGAGGAGATTCGCATcatactttcaatatttcaactACATCCTCTATCTTGGCTTCATCTCTATTACTTCTGAGTAAGCATGGAAATAGAGCATCTACTTCAAAGTCAGGATCAGCAGATCTCCTCAGCTGCACTTTACCTTCGGCACCAAACCTATCAGCGGTGACACCGGAAACTATCAATAAAGTTTACGAAAAAAGTAATTacgcttttcttttcgcaCCAGTCTTCCATCCTGGTATGAAATATGTTGCTCCTATCCGAAGAGAGCTCGGTTGgagaacaatcttcaatctgaTGGGCCCCCTTGCCAACCCGGTCGAATGCAGCATTGAAGCTCGACTTTTGGGAGTTGCTCGACGAGATATTGGGCCTGTCTTTGCAGATGCCCTTAAAATGAGCGGTGCCAAAAAAGCCATGGTCGtttgtggagaagaagacCTCGATGAAATCAGTTGTGCAGGACGGACATTTTGCTGGAGATTAACGGAATCTTCTGACGATGATGTCAAAATTGAGAGCTTTACAATTTGTGCCGCTGATTTCGGACTTCCATCACATGACCTGAAGGATGTTTCACCAGGGAAGGAGCCTCATGAGAATGCCGCGATTCTAATGAATCTCCTCCAAAACAAACTACCAGAAAATGATCCAATTCTGGAATTTGTTCTCATGAACACTGCGGCTTTGTTTGTTGTCTCGGGTATTTGTGATGCAGATACTAGTGATATGGGCCACggagatgatggaaaggTTATCACTGAGAGAGGACCTGGcggaggaagatggaaggaGGGCGTAAGAAGAGCTCGATGGGCTATTAAGAGTGGCGAGGCTTACAGGCAATGGTCACAATTTGTGGAAGTTACCAAGACATTTTAG
- the Erg2 gene encoding Erg2, translating to MEQRQHIEGATAPFPTNPEEFDSDDRISFSKLDQKYLLVQDDGTEFEFDDAIKRWIPVLDEALLEEQQKAYKVSGVDESEPVDAIKRKRKQEYVNGEDEGGRMVKAPKKTKKPLPPRPNTAVYVTGLPSDVTVEEVHEVFSRKCGVIAEEIDSGKPRIKLYTDEKGEFKGDALIVFFKAPSVQMAIMLLDDTDFRIDGGTSNERIKMRVQAAEASYKKVQQTDADGNEKEKPKTSMKDKQKIIKKTQKLDARLADWSDDEPSALVESSSKWDKVVILKHMFTLKELEEDPAAMLDIKEDIRDECGKLGEVTNVVLYDLEKDGVASVRFANAESAKACVKLMNGRKFDGQEVEAYITDGKEQFKKSKKKADDEDHGESESD from the exons ATGGAGCAAAGACAACATATCGAAGGCGCAACTGCTCCATTTCCTACCAACCCCGAAGAATTCGATTCCGACGATCGCATATCATTTTCGAAGCTCGACCAGAAATACCTGCTCGTGCAAGACGATGGCACAGAGTTCGAATTCGACGATGCGATCAAACGATGGATACCGGTATTAGATGAGGCATTATTGGAAGAACAGCAGAAGGCATATAAAGTATCTGGAGTAGATGAGAGTGAGCCAGTTGATGCTataaagaggaaaaggaagcaGGAGTATGTCAATGGCGAGGAT GAAGGTGGCCGAATGGTGAAAGCCCCAAAGAAAACCAAAAAACCTCTACCACCGCGACCAAACACCGCAGTTTACGTTACGGGTCTGCCATCAGATGTTACTGTTGAGGAAGTTCACGAGGTCTTTTCACGAAAGTGCGGTGTTATCGCCGAAGAAATCGACAGCGGAAAACCGAGAATCAAGCTTTATACAGacgagaaaggagaattcaAGGGCGATGCTCTTATCGTATTTTTCAAGGCACCATCTGTGCAGATGGCGATAATGTTACTGGATGATACTGATTTTAGGATAGACGGAGGCACATCCAATGAGAGAATCAAGATGAGGGTCCAGGCTGCAGAGGCGAGCTACAAGAAGGTTCAACAAACAGACGcagatggaaatgagaaagagaagccTAAGACCAGCATGAAGGACAAGCAgaagattatcaaaaagACGCAGAAGTTAGATGCGCGACTGGCAGATTGGAGCGATGACGAGCCATCAGCCCTCGTGGAAAGCAGCTCGAAGTGGGATAAAGTCGTTATATTGAAACATATGTTCACGTTGAAAGAGCTGGAAGAGGACCCAGCTGCAATGCTGGATATCAAGGAAGATATTCGAGATGAGTGTGGCAAGCTCGGCGAGGTAACAAATGTCGTTCTATACGATTTGGAGAAAGATGGAGTTGCGAGTGTAAGATTCGCAAACGCAGAATCAGCGAAAGCATGCGTTAAATTGATGAACGGACGCAAATTCGATGGTCAAGAGGTCGAAGCTTATATCACGGATGGAAAGGAGCAATTtaaaaaatcgaagaagaaagcagATGACGAGGATCATGGAGAGTCAGAGTCAGACTGA
- the Bcerg2 gene encoding Bcerg2: MKLLTYGALFGLLTALYYFLDARLESFYIFTPTQLHDLSQRAIGAHGNDTAQVVKFIVDELSEKHPGGYINLDQEWIFNNAGGAMGAMYIIHASITEYLIIFGTTVGTEGHTGRHTADDYFHIIHGTQLAYTPGDFVPEVYPQGSVHHLRRGTVKQYKMDAACFALEYARGWIPPMLGFGFADGLSSTLDFPTLWRTTWVTGREMVLNLARFKL; this comes from the exons ATGAAGCTCCTCACTTACGGAGCCCTCTTTGGTCTCCTCACTGCTCTCTACTACTTTTTAGATGCACGTCTTGAATCCTTCTATATCTTCACACCGACTCAACTCCATGATCTCTCCCAGCGCGCCATTGGTGCTCATGGAAATGACACCGCTCAGGTTGTGAAGTTCATTGTGGATGAACTGAGTGAGAAGCATCCCGGGGGCTATATCAATCTGGATCAGGAATGGATTTTCAATAATGCTGGCGGGGCTATGGGTGCTATGTATATTATTCATGCTA GTATTACggaatatttgattatttttg GAACTACCGTCGGTACTGAAGGACATACCGGACGTCACACAGCTGATGATTATTTCCACATCATTCACGGTACTCAACTTGCTTATACACCTGGGGACTTTGTACCTGAAGTCTATCCTCAAGGAAGTGTTCACCATCTTCGTCGTGGTACTGTGAAGCAGTATAAGATGGATGCGGCCTGTTTCGCTCTTGAGTATGCTAGAGGTTGGATCCCCCCTATGTTGGGTTTTGGATTTGCCGACGGTCTTAGCAGTACTTTGGACTTCCCAACTTTGTGGAGAACAACTTGGGTCACTGGTAGAGAAATGGTTTTGAACCTCGCTAGGTTCAAGCTGTAA